The stretch of DNA AATCGTTGTAGTCATAGGCGAGGTTGCCGCTGGCACGCAGTTCCAGGCCATTGGAAAACCGGTAAGTCGCCGGTGCGATGTACTTCGCCTCGACCGGCTCCCCGGCGTTGGCGCCGGACCCGATCGCCGCCAGCGCGAACGCGACCGCGATGCGGACGTGGCTACGGCGAAAGCTTGAAATCCCGATTCCCATGCGGCAGTTCCCTTGATCAGTCCGACATTGTGCGCCAGTCCTTCGACTCGAATTCTGATCGAGATCAACAGGCGGCGTCCGGATGCCAAATTTGCAATCCGTCCGCTACTGCGTCACTGCCACAAAGTCTCACCGACGCGATGCCCGCAGACAGGTTTGACATACATCAAGGCGAAACGCTGAACGCGCGACTACCTTGCCGCCATCGGCCATCAGGCCATTAGCAAGGCAGTCACACATGAGTCGTGTATCTCATCACCTGCTGTTCTGCGCACTCGCATGCGCCCTCGGTATCGGCGCACCGGTCGCCATCGCCACACCCCACCACGCCGCGACAAACGACAACGACGCGATCCTTGGCAAACCCATCAAGGCCGTGCTGACCGCTCCCCCGATGGTGCCGCCACCGACCAACCGCACCGCGCCGGCCAAGGTGATCGTGGAGCTGGAAGTGGTCGAGAAGGAAATGCCGATCTCCAACGGCGTCACCTACAACTTCTGGACGTTCGGCGGCAGTGTTCCCGGCAGTTTCATCCGCGTGCGCCAGGGCGACACGGTCGAGTTCAACCTGAAGAACGCGCACGACTCGCACATGCCGCACAACATCGACCTGCATGCCGTCACCGGCACCGGCGGTGGCGCGGAAGCGACGTTCACGCTTCCCGGCCACCAGACGAAGTTCACCTTCAAGGCAATGAACCCGGGTTTGTACGTCTACCACTGCGCGATGCCGCCGGTCGGCATGCACATCGCCAACGGCATGTACGGCCTGATCCTGGTCGAGCCGCCGCAGGGCTTGCCCAAGGTCGACAAGGAGTACTACGTGATGCAGGGCGACTTCTACACCGAAGGCAAGTACGGCGAACCGGGCCTCCAACCCTTCAGCCTGGAGAAGGCGATCGACGAGCATCCCACCTACGTGCTCTTCAACGGTGCCGAAGGTTCGCTGACGGGCGACAAGGCCTTGACCGCCAAGGCCGGCGAGACGGTGCGCCTGTTCGTCGGCAACGGCGGCCCGAACCTCGTGTCGAGCTTCCACGTGATCGGCGAGATCTTCGACAAGGTCTACACCGAAGGCGGCAGCAAGTACCAGGAGAACGTGCAGACCACGCTGATACCGGCCGGTGGCTCGGCCATGGTCGAGTTCAAGACGGACGTCCCGGGTAACTACATCCTCGTCGACCACAGCATCTTCCGCACGTTCCACAAGGGTACGCTCGGAATCCTCAAGGTCACCGGCGAGAAGGATTCGTCCATCTACACCGGACAGCAGTCGAGCATGGAATCTCCGCCGGCGGGCAAGTCAGGCCACTGACGCGGACGCCGGGAGCCATCATGCTCACTTCGACGCTTTGGCTCGTGCTGCTGGCGACTTCGTCGCCGGCAGCATCGCCGGCCGCCTATGTCGAGATCCCGGGCGGTGCATTCCGCTCGACGATCCGTTATGAGGGAAACGACGGCGACCGCGTTGTCGCAGACTTCGCGCTGATGCAACAGGCGGTCAGCGACCGCGAGTTCCAGGCATTCGTCCTGCAGCACCCGCAATGGCGTCGCGACCGCGTGCCGGCGTTGTTCGCCGACTCGGGGTACCTGTCCCACTGGCAGGCTGACGATGCGCCGGATCCGCTCGACGCTGAGCGCCCGGCTACGCACGTCAGCTGGTTTGCCGCCGATGCCTATTGCAAGGCGCAGCAGGCGCGACTGCCGGACTGGGCCGAGTGGGAGTACGTCGCCGCTGCCGACCCGCAACGGCGTGATGCACGCACCGACCCGGTCTGGCGCAATCGCCTGTTTGCTGACGGCACGTCGCGCGCAGTCGATGCGGCCGGCAACGCACCCGCCAATGCCTACGGAATCCGCGGACTCCACGGCGCGTCATGGGAATGGGTCGGCGACTTCTCCACCCTGCTGGGCGACAGCGACAAGCGCGGCGCGGATGACGGCGACCGGCTGCAGTTCTGCGGCGCCACCGGGCTGTCCTTCAACAACCGCGACGACTATGCCGTGCTCAAGCGCGTGGCCCTGTTGTCGGCCATGCAACCTCGCAGCACGCTGGGCAACCTCGGCTTCCGCTGCGCAAGGAGTCGACCATGAAATCTTCCCCGACCGGTCCCGCCCTGAGTGTCGCCATGGGGCTGCTGTTCTGTTTGCCTGCGCTTGCCGTCGCCGACGAGCTGCCCGGCGACTCGGTCTATCAGGTAACCGCATCACTGACCGCCCAGGACGGCCGGGAACTGTCCTCGCCGGACCTGCGTGGCCGCCCCGCTGTCGTGTCGATGTTCTATAGCAATTGCCACCTGATGTGCCCGCTCATCATCGCCAGCGGCAAGGCGGTGCAGAAGCAGCTCACCGCCAGCGAGCACGACGCTCTCGACCTCGCCGTGATCAGCATCGATCCGGCACGCGACACGCCGGCGGCACTGCAGGACGTCGCCGACGCCCACCATCTGGACTCGCGCTGGCGCCTGCTACGCCCCCTCGACACCGACGTGCGTACGCTGGCCGCGGTCCTCGACATCCGCTACCGCGCCCAGCCCGATGGAACCTTCAACCACACCAGCGTGTTGATCCTGCTCGACCGCGATGGCCGTGTCCTCGCCCGCAGCGAAGTGACCGGACTGCAGCCCGATCCGGAGTTCGTCGCGCAGGTGAAGAAAACCCTCGTTTCCTCGCACTGACCACCCTCCCCCTTCCTCCAGGAGTAGCCCATGAAGATCCTTTCCACCTCACTGCTCTGCCTCGGACTGTTCGCTGCGTCCGGATTCGCCCACGCCGCCAGCAACTGCACCATCTCGCTCAAGGGAGACGATGCAATGAAGTTCGATCTGAAGACGGCAACGGTCTCGGCCGCGTGCCCCAGCATCACCGTCGAACTGGTGCATACCGGCAAGCTGCCGGCCGCAGCCATGGGCCATAACGTGGTCATCAGTGCGACCAAGGACGTGGACGCCATCGCGCGGGACGGCATCAAGGCCGGCGTGGCGAACAACTACGTCACGAAGGGCGACACCCGCGTCATCGCCGCGACGACACTGGTCGGCGGCGGCCAGAAGACCAAGGTCACCTTCCCCGGCAAGAAGCTCACGGCCGGTGGCGACTACACGTTCTTCTGCAGCTTCCCCGGTCACTCGATGCTGA from Lysobacter arenosi encodes:
- a CDS encoding formylglycine-generating enzyme family protein; translation: MLTSTLWLVLLATSSPAASPAAYVEIPGGAFRSTIRYEGNDGDRVVADFALMQQAVSDREFQAFVLQHPQWRRDRVPALFADSGYLSHWQADDAPDPLDAERPATHVSWFAADAYCKAQQARLPDWAEWEYVAAADPQRRDARTDPVWRNRLFADGTSRAVDAAGNAPANAYGIRGLHGASWEWVGDFSTLLGDSDKRGADDGDRLQFCGATGLSFNNRDDYAVLKRVALLSAMQPRSTLGNLGFRCARSRP
- the nirK gene encoding copper-containing nitrite reductase, translating into MSRVSHHLLFCALACALGIGAPVAIATPHHAATNDNDAILGKPIKAVLTAPPMVPPPTNRTAPAKVIVELEVVEKEMPISNGVTYNFWTFGGSVPGSFIRVRQGDTVEFNLKNAHDSHMPHNIDLHAVTGTGGGAEATFTLPGHQTKFTFKAMNPGLYVYHCAMPPVGMHIANGMYGLILVEPPQGLPKVDKEYYVMQGDFYTEGKYGEPGLQPFSLEKAIDEHPTYVLFNGAEGSLTGDKALTAKAGETVRLFVGNGGPNLVSSFHVIGEIFDKVYTEGGSKYQENVQTTLIPAGGSAMVEFKTDVPGNYILVDHSIFRTFHKGTLGILKVTGEKDSSIYTGQQSSMESPPAGKSGH
- the azu gene encoding azurin, with product MKILSTSLLCLGLFAASGFAHAASNCTISLKGDDAMKFDLKTATVSAACPSITVELVHTGKLPAAAMGHNVVISATKDVDAIARDGIKAGVANNYVTKGDTRVIAATTLVGGGQKTKVTFPGKKLTAGGDYTFFCSFPGHSMLMKGKLTVTK
- a CDS encoding SCO family protein, producing MKSSPTGPALSVAMGLLFCLPALAVADELPGDSVYQVTASLTAQDGRELSSPDLRGRPAVVSMFYSNCHLMCPLIIASGKAVQKQLTASEHDALDLAVISIDPARDTPAALQDVADAHHLDSRWRLLRPLDTDVRTLAAVLDIRYRAQPDGTFNHTSVLILLDRDGRVLARSEVTGLQPDPEFVAQVKKTLVSSH